In Streptomyces hawaiiensis, one genomic interval encodes:
- a CDS encoding amino acid permease — protein MSSTLFRTKRVEQSIRDTEEPEHALKKSLSALDLTVFGVGVIIGTGIFVLTGTVAKDNAGPATALAFVAAGVACALAALCYAEFASTVPVAGSAYTFSYASLGELPAWIIGWDLVLEFALGTAVVAVGWSGYIQSLMDNAGWTMPAGLGSREGADAFGFDILAAALVLVLTGILVVGMKLSARITSIVVAIKVTVVLVVIIAGAFLIKGDNYDPFIPKEKPVPAGSSLDSPLIQLMFGWAPSNFGVMGIFTAASVVFFAFIGFDVVATAAEETKNPQRDMPRGILGSLVICTTLYVLVSIVVTGMQHYSELSVDAPLADAFKATGHPWFAGFISFGAAVGLTTVCMILLLGQTRVFFAMSRDGLLPRFFSRVHPRFKTPHRPTILLGVVIAVLAGFTPLTELAALVNIGTLFAFVVVAIGVIILRKSRPDLPRAFRTPWVPVIPILSVCASLWLMINLPAETWVRFAIWMAAGFLVYFLYGRTHSRLARGEAAEEQPSAGGGGTP, from the coding sequence GTGAGCAGCACCCTCTTCCGGACGAAGAGAGTCGAACAGTCCATCCGCGACACCGAAGAGCCGGAGCACGCGCTCAAGAAGTCCTTGTCCGCGCTGGATCTGACCGTCTTCGGCGTCGGCGTGATCATCGGCACCGGCATCTTCGTCCTCACCGGCACTGTCGCCAAGGACAACGCCGGGCCCGCGACGGCTCTGGCGTTCGTCGCGGCCGGCGTCGCCTGCGCCCTGGCCGCGCTGTGTTACGCCGAGTTCGCTTCCACGGTCCCGGTCGCCGGGTCCGCCTACACGTTCTCGTACGCCTCTCTCGGTGAACTGCCCGCCTGGATCATCGGCTGGGACCTGGTCCTGGAGTTCGCGCTCGGGACGGCGGTGGTGGCCGTCGGCTGGTCCGGCTACATCCAGTCGCTCATGGACAACGCGGGCTGGACGATGCCCGCGGGCCTGGGCAGCCGCGAGGGCGCCGACGCCTTCGGCTTCGACATCCTCGCCGCCGCGCTCGTCCTCGTCCTCACCGGCATCCTCGTGGTCGGCATGAAGCTGTCCGCGCGGATCACGTCGATCGTCGTCGCCATCAAGGTGACGGTCGTCCTCGTCGTGATCATCGCGGGCGCGTTCCTCATCAAGGGCGACAACTACGACCCGTTCATCCCGAAGGAGAAGCCCGTACCGGCCGGGTCCAGTCTCGATTCCCCGCTGATCCAGCTCATGTTCGGCTGGGCGCCCTCCAACTTCGGCGTGATGGGCATCTTCACCGCCGCCTCGGTCGTGTTCTTCGCCTTCATCGGCTTCGACGTCGTGGCCACGGCCGCGGAGGAGACCAAGAACCCGCAGCGCGACATGCCGCGCGGCATCCTCGGCTCCCTCGTGATCTGCACGACGCTGTACGTCCTCGTGTCGATCGTCGTCACCGGCATGCAGCACTACAGCGAGTTGTCCGTCGACGCCCCGCTCGCCGACGCGTTCAAGGCCACCGGGCATCCGTGGTTCGCGGGCTTCATCAGCTTCGGCGCCGCGGTCGGCCTGACGACGGTGTGCATGATCCTGCTGCTCGGGCAGACCCGGGTGTTCTTCGCGATGAGCCGGGACGGGCTGCTGCCGCGGTTCTTCTCGCGCGTCCACCCGCGGTTCAAGACGCCGCACCGGCCGACCATCCTGCTCGGCGTGGTCATCGCGGTCCTCGCCGGGTTCACACCGCTGACGGAGCTCGCCGCGCTGGTGAACATCGGCACGCTGTTCGCCTTCGTGGTCGTCGCCATCGGCGTGATCATCCTCCGCAAGAGCCGCCCCGACCTGCCCCGGGCCTTCCGCACCCCGTGGGTTCCGGTCATCCCGATCCTGTCGGTCTGCGCCTCTCTGTGGCTGATGATCAACCTCCCCGCCGAGACGTGGGTCCGCTTCGCCATCTGGATGGCCGCCGGCTTCCTCGTGTACTTCCTCTACGGCCGCACCCACAGCCGTCTCGCGCGCGGCGAAGCGGCAGAGGAACAGCCGAGCGCGGGCGGCGGCGGCACGCCGTAG